One Bacteroidota bacterium genomic window carries:
- a CDS encoding alpha-keto acid decarboxylase family protein: protein MTTKPVTYTISDYIAERLKEMGLTHLFVVPGDFMTPFLDILEEKHPDIQLINAPNELCGGYAADAYARLKGFGAISVTYGVGAFSLINGIASSWVERNPVVFLNGHPSHSDMFYENELGVLIHHSTGNFTSNKKAYENITAAAVTIGDIPNAPALIDEAIVKCYIHKKPVYIECYKDMWQAPCPRPLKKLDLELPQSDPEQLEAVLSVITAALQNAEQPIIWGGIELQRYGLQNTFENLLKTTGLGYITTLLAKTLLAEDNPYFIGTYTGAASSADLRAKVDNSDFLLCLGTIITDDYLDIINSSYKYMAVAYDGGVRVGYQKFPRVYTYDLLPALVKRLQSAKYKSPTGKPVRAQGLLDVPDKGNEITFNGFFRRMQDFITDDMIVLVDESDSMYVVSDLVIKKQNGFVSEAAWGSIGAAAPMAAGVALASGKRAVSFSGDGGFQMVDQALSMLSNHCPGSIVFVMNNGIYGIEQALVDLAPFEGQGEFRPYNILPVWQYYKLAEVMGGKGYLVKTYKELDKVLAEVKKNTKTLSVVQVDIPSTDLPPQIKRLATM from the coding sequence ATGACAACTAAACCTGTTACCTATACCATATCGGACTACATAGCTGAGCGACTTAAAGAAATGGGACTTACCCATTTGTTTGTAGTTCCCGGCGATTTTATGACTCCGTTTTTGGATATTCTTGAGGAAAAGCACCCCGATATTCAATTGATTAATGCTCCCAACGAATTGTGCGGAGGATATGCCGCCGATGCGTATGCCCGATTAAAAGGGTTTGGAGCCATTAGCGTAACCTACGGTGTAGGAGCTTTTAGTTTGATTAACGGTATTGCAAGTTCGTGGGTTGAGCGTAACCCCGTAGTGTTTTTAAACGGGCATCCATCGCACAGCGATATGTTTTACGAAAACGAGTTGGGGGTGCTAATACATCACTCAACGGGCAATTTTACTTCCAACAAAAAAGCCTACGAAAACATCACCGCGGCTGCCGTTACCATTGGAGATATTCCTAACGCGCCTGCCTTGATAGACGAAGCTATTGTGAAATGCTATATCCACAAGAAACCCGTATATATTGAGTGCTACAAGGATATGTGGCAAGCACCTTGCCCCCGACCTTTGAAAAAGCTGGATTTAGAGTTACCGCAAAGCGACCCTGAACAGTTAGAAGCGGTATTGAGTGTGATAACCGCAGCACTTCAAAATGCTGAACAGCCCATTATTTGGGGTGGTATAGAGCTACAACGGTATGGTTTGCAAAACACATTTGAGAATCTGCTAAAAACCACAGGGTTGGGCTATATAACAACATTGCTTGCCAAAACCTTACTGGCTGAAGATAATCCGTACTTTATCGGGACTTACACTGGAGCTGCGAGCAGTGCTGATTTAAGGGCAAAGGTAGATAACAGCGACTTTTTACTTTGCTTAGGCACCATCATTACGGATGATTACCTGGATATCATTAACAGCAGTTATAAGTATATGGCCGTTGCTTACGACGGAGGTGTAAGAGTTGGATATCAGAAATTCCCCAGAGTTTATACATACGATTTATTGCCCGCTTTAGTAAAACGACTACAATCTGCAAAATATAAAAGCCCCACAGGAAAGCCCGTTAGAGCGCAAGGCTTATTGGATGTGCCCGATAAAGGCAACGAGATAACCTTTAACGGATTTTTCAGAAGGATGCAGGATTTTATTACCGACGATATGATAGTGTTGGTAGATGAAAGCGACTCGATGTATGTGGTAAGCGATTTGGTGATTAAAAAGCAAAACGGCTTCGTGTCAGAGGCTGCTTGGGGTTCAATAGGTGCAGCCGCACCCATGGCAGCAGGCGTTGCACTGGCATCGGGCAAACGAGCCGTATCGTTTAGCGGGGATGGCGGTTTCCAAATGGTCGATCAAGCCCTATCCATGTTATCCAACCATTGCCCCGGAAGTATTGTGTTTGTAATGAACAACGGTATCTACGGCATTGAGCAAGCATTGGTTGATTTAGCTCCCTTTGAAGGTCAAGGTGAATTCAGACCTTACAACATTCTACCTGTTTGGCAATATTACAAGCTGGCCGAAGTGATGGGCGGCAAAGGATATTTGGTGAAAACCTATAAAGAACTTGATAAAGTGCTGGCCGAAGTGAAGAAGAATACCAAAACACTATCAGTAGTGCAGGTAGATATTCCTTCAACTGATTTACCGCCACAGATTAAGCGGTTAGCAACTATGTAA
- a CDS encoding acyl carrier protein, which translates to MTSEEIKEQTTAVFRKVFADTNLEIHDAMTAKDVERWDSLNHHTLISTVEEQFGIKFKLKEVIGMKNVGDLLRLIEAKKN; encoded by the coding sequence ATGACTTCCGAAGAGATAAAAGAGCAAACTACCGCTGTTTTCCGCAAGGTGTTTGCAGATACTAACTTAGAAATTCACGATGCAATGACCGCCAAAGATGTTGAGCGTTGGGACTCATTGAACCACCACACGCTTATTTCAACCGTTGAAGAGCAGTTTGGCATAAAATTTAAATTGAAAGAAGTAATAGGCATGAAAAACGTTGGTGATTTACTGCGTCTTATCGAAGCCAAAAAGAACTGA